In Priestia megaterium NBRC 15308 = ATCC 14581, the following proteins share a genomic window:
- a CDS encoding DNA-3-methyladenine glycosylase: MTRSLLAIEPLPLLFYQQPTLELAQSLLGCLLVHETAEGTASGFIVETEAYKGPFDRAAHSFNNRRTKRTEVMFGRSGHAYTHTMHTHCLLNVVSSDIDCPEGVLIRAIEPFSGKNLMKHRRRGMENEINWTNGPGKLTKALGVSMDLYGHDLTSPPLYIARGFTPSEISAGPRVGIDNSGEAKDYPWRFWVANHPFVSKFR, encoded by the coding sequence ATGACGCGTTCTCTTTTAGCGATTGAACCACTTCCTCTTTTATTTTATCAACAGCCTACACTTGAATTAGCTCAGTCGCTGTTAGGATGTCTTCTTGTTCACGAAACGGCGGAAGGAACTGCATCTGGTTTCATTGTAGAAACTGAGGCTTATAAAGGGCCTTTCGACCGAGCAGCTCATAGCTTTAATAACCGGCGCACAAAAAGAACGGAGGTAATGTTCGGTCGTTCTGGTCATGCCTATACGCATACAATGCATACACATTGTTTACTCAATGTTGTAAGCAGCGACATCGATTGTCCAGAAGGCGTCCTCATTCGAGCTATTGAGCCATTTAGCGGAAAAAATTTGATGAAACATAGACGTCGAGGGATGGAAAATGAAATAAATTGGACAAACGGCCCTGGGAAACTAACAAAAGCACTAGGGGTTTCAATGGATTTGTACGGTCATGATTTAACCAGTCCTCCTCTTTATATTGCTCGTGGCTTCACTCCTTCAGAGATTTCCGCCGGACCTCGCGTTGGCATTGATAATTCTGGTGAAGCGAAGGATTACCCTTGGCGTTTTTGGGTTGCCAATCACCCGTTTGTATCGAAATTCAGGTGA
- a CDS encoding sugar phosphate isomerase/epimerase family protein, whose amino-acid sequence MKLGVFTVLFADLSFEEMLDKVKAAGLHAVEIGTGGYPGNSHCPLDELLEDEEKREAYMKQIKDRGLTISAFSCHGNPISPEASFAKESDETLRKTIQLASLVGVPVVNCFSGTAGDHEEAKYPNWPVTPWPNEYGDVLNWQWENKLVPYWKEIGELAEEQNVKIGLELHGGFLVHTPYTLLKLREKTSPAIGANLDPSHLWWQGIDPVGAIKILAKENAIHHFHAKDTYLDQDNINMYGLTDMQPYGEVQTRAWTFRSVGCGHDVKEWSDMMSALRTYGYDYVVSIEHEDPIMSIEEGFKRAVTNLQSVLIEETPSQMWWA is encoded by the coding sequence ATGAAACTTGGAGTATTCACGGTCTTATTTGCGGATCTTTCTTTTGAAGAGATGTTAGATAAAGTAAAAGCAGCAGGTCTTCATGCTGTTGAAATCGGAACGGGCGGCTATCCGGGAAACAGCCATTGTCCGCTAGATGAGCTGCTTGAAGATGAAGAAAAAAGAGAAGCATATATGAAGCAGATAAAAGACCGTGGACTTACAATCAGCGCATTTAGCTGCCACGGCAATCCTATTTCACCTGAGGCAAGTTTTGCAAAAGAATCTGACGAAACGCTTCGCAAGACCATTCAACTAGCATCATTAGTAGGTGTTCCAGTGGTTAACTGCTTCTCTGGAACAGCTGGAGATCACGAAGAGGCGAAGTACCCAAACTGGCCTGTTACTCCCTGGCCTAACGAGTATGGAGACGTATTGAATTGGCAGTGGGAAAATAAGCTTGTTCCTTATTGGAAAGAAATTGGAGAACTAGCGGAGGAGCAAAATGTAAAAATTGGTTTAGAACTTCACGGCGGATTTTTAGTTCATACTCCGTATACGCTCCTAAAGCTTCGCGAAAAAACAAGTCCAGCGATTGGCGCTAACCTTGATCCAAGTCATTTATGGTGGCAAGGAATTGATCCGGTAGGAGCTATTAAAATTTTAGCAAAAGAAAATGCAATTCATCATTTCCACGCAAAGGATACGTACTTGGATCAGGATAATATTAACATGTACGGCCTGACGGATATGCAGCCATACGGAGAAGTCCAAACGCGTGCATGGACGTTTAGATCCGTAGGATGCGGACATGATGTAAAAGAGTGGTCTGATATGATGAGTGCACTTCGCACATACGGATACGATTATGTAGTCAGCATTGAACACGAAGATCCAATCATGTCGATTGAAGAAGGATTTAAACGCGCGGTTACAAACTTACAAAGTGTATTAATTGAAGAAACTCCCTCACAAATGTGGTGGGCGTAA
- a CDS encoding cell wall hydrolase, translating into MFKKLVIIGALAVPMFGMSHVANAAETTHRVKAGETLYKIGAEYGVTVEQLKEANHKSTDSINANETLTIPNSISESDKELLARLVQAEAKGEPYAGKVAVATVVLNRVDSDSFPNSIHDVIYQGRQFTPVQNGEINKAADAEAKKAVNEALAFRGQGKGSLFFFNPDKTSDQWLRQKQVTITIGNHVFAK; encoded by the coding sequence ATGTTTAAGAAACTAGTAATTATTGGAGCACTAGCAGTTCCTATGTTCGGCATGAGTCACGTGGCAAATGCCGCTGAAACAACCCATCGCGTAAAAGCTGGAGAGACTCTTTACAAGATTGGCGCTGAATACGGAGTTACGGTTGAACAGTTAAAAGAAGCGAATCACAAATCTACCGACTCTATTAATGCAAATGAAACACTAACAATCCCTAACTCTATTAGCGAAAGTGATAAAGAATTGTTAGCTCGCCTTGTACAAGCTGAAGCAAAAGGCGAACCTTACGCTGGCAAAGTGGCTGTAGCAACAGTTGTCTTAAACCGCGTGGATAGCGATTCTTTCCCAAATTCTATTCATGATGTGATTTATCAAGGTAGACAGTTTACACCCGTACAAAACGGTGAAATCAATAAAGCAGCGGATGCTGAAGCAAAAAAAGCTGTGAATGAAGCACTAGCTTTTAGAGGCCAAGGAAAAGGTTCGTTATTCTTCTTTAATCCAGATAAAACAAGTGACCAATGGCTTCGTCAAAAACAGGTTACGATTACAATCGGAAATCACGTTTTTGCAAAATAA
- a CDS encoding LacI family DNA-binding transcriptional regulator yields the protein MGEKITIRDVAKHAGVSAASVSYVLNGINKVSDETKERILTAVKELNYEPNLTAVSLSKQKSNMIGVMFPLTDDSLSTIFKDNHYYSEMISGIEYVIRKHGYDLVISGASSPADCLKWIRTRNIDGLLFLGAFPHRLYEKMKALSNPIVLVDTYERYERDYHHISVDDEYGGYLATTHLVNLGHKEIAFVAHHLVNSPVDKKRYIGYEKALKEAGITPSKTFVFEVNESSFDNGYNLGNKLLKDHKDIRAVFASSDTLALGIMKALQEKGKKIPQDYSIVGFDDITFSSYASPSLTTIRQDVFNKGVVAATSVIQAIEHRFSTLQHVKLSVELIIRDSTAKRG from the coding sequence ATGGGAGAAAAGATAACGATTCGTGATGTAGCGAAGCATGCAGGAGTGTCTGCAGCTTCAGTATCTTACGTCTTAAACGGAATTAACAAAGTATCCGATGAAACAAAAGAGCGAATTTTAACAGCGGTAAAAGAATTAAACTACGAACCAAATTTAACCGCCGTTAGTCTTTCGAAACAAAAGTCAAATATGATTGGCGTTATGTTCCCGCTTACCGATGATTCACTTTCTACTATATTTAAAGATAACCATTATTACAGTGAAATGATTAGTGGAATTGAATATGTAATCCGTAAGCATGGTTATGATCTAGTCATATCTGGAGCGAGTAGCCCGGCTGATTGCCTAAAATGGATTCGAACGAGAAATATTGATGGTCTTCTGTTTTTAGGAGCCTTCCCGCATCGATTGTATGAGAAAATGAAAGCGTTATCGAATCCGATTGTGCTAGTAGATACATATGAAAGGTACGAACGTGATTATCATCATATTTCTGTAGACGATGAGTATGGAGGATATCTAGCTACAACCCATTTAGTGAATTTGGGGCACAAAGAAATTGCCTTTGTTGCTCATCACCTCGTCAATAGTCCAGTAGATAAAAAGAGGTATATAGGCTACGAGAAAGCATTAAAAGAAGCGGGCATTACACCATCAAAGACGTTTGTTTTTGAAGTGAACGAAAGTTCGTTTGATAACGGTTACAATTTAGGGAACAAGCTGCTGAAAGATCACAAGGATATTCGGGCGGTTTTTGCATCCTCTGATACGCTGGCGCTTGGAATTATGAAAGCACTGCAAGAAAAGGGGAAAAAAATTCCGCAGGACTACTCAATCGTAGGGTTTGATGACATAACGTTTAGTAGCTATGCATCTCCCAGTCTAACAACCATTCGTCAAGATGTATTTAACAAAGGAGTCGTCGCCGCGACGTCGGTTATTCAAGCAATTGAACACCGTTTCAGCACGCTGCAGCATGTGAAATTATCGGTTGAACTTATTATTCGAGATTCAACTGCTAAGCGCGGGTGA
- a CDS encoding TspO/MBR family protein, with translation MAKFRLYAVLNTVGLAITLLVNYLANAIPIGGKTTGEASAQVPTLFTPAGYAFAIWGVIYLLLTIWVIRQFFAREDQKEIYARIGIWFFLNCLLNSAWIFIFQNDYYKLSLLVMLFILGTLMIVYSTIQHSRMTTWFMRLPISLYLGWISVATIVNVFVVFQANGIQHLIGLNELTWTIIMLLVGAVLGIMFTLKNRDAVYPLVFIWAYIAIAVKQSGNQPIVITVIILVVLLAIAIIVGLIKRYRRF, from the coding sequence ATGGCGAAATTTCGTTTGTATGCTGTATTAAATACAGTAGGCTTGGCTATTACACTACTTGTGAATTATTTAGCAAATGCCATTCCAATAGGAGGCAAAACAACGGGAGAAGCTTCTGCGCAAGTTCCTACGTTGTTTACACCAGCGGGTTATGCCTTTGCTATCTGGGGCGTTATTTATTTATTATTAACCATTTGGGTTATACGCCAATTTTTTGCAAGAGAAGATCAAAAGGAAATATATGCACGTATCGGCATTTGGTTTTTTCTAAACTGTTTGTTAAATAGTGCGTGGATCTTTATTTTCCAAAACGATTACTATAAGTTATCTCTTTTAGTTATGCTCTTTATTCTAGGCACATTAATGATTGTGTATTCCACTATTCAGCATTCTCGAATGACGACATGGTTTATGCGTCTGCCGATTTCGCTTTATCTTGGATGGATTTCTGTTGCGACTATTGTCAATGTGTTTGTCGTATTTCAAGCAAATGGAATACAGCACTTGATTGGCTTAAACGAGTTAACATGGACGATTATTATGCTGCTGGTAGGAGCTGTGCTGGGCATTATGTTTACATTAAAAAACCGAGACGCTGTTTATCCGCTTGTTTTTATTTGGGCTTATATTGCCATTGCAGTGAAGCAAAGTGGAAATCAGCCAATTGTCATTACTGTCATCATTTTAGTTGTTTTATTAGCAATTGCCATTATTGTGGGATTGATTAAACGCTATAGACGTTTTTAA
- a CDS encoding aldehyde dehydrogenase, with the protein MNHERFYITDETVIEHIVSTQKQYFYAQKTKSISSRIQALNKLRDAVKQNEQRIMDALKQDLNKSEVEAYTSEIGILLEEIRFTLKHLAKWMKPKKVKTALTHVGSKGKIVPEPYGVALIIAPWNYPFQLALSPLVGAIAAGNTAIIKPSELTPSVSRVIQELLAEAFDPAFVTVIEGAVETTSLLLKQALDYIFFTGSVNVGKIIMQEAGKQLIPVTLELGGKSPCIVHEDANLDLAAKRIMFGKGMNAGQTCVAPDYLLVHKKVKAQLVEKLREAISQFYGSNPLESNRYGRIVSERHFTRLVEFLKDGNAIVGGGYNKNTLTIEPTVLSEVSWTSDVMQEEIFGPILPMIEYETLDEVIHKVQEKAKPLALYLFTESEDVQNVITERLSFGGGCINDTLMHIATPYLPFGGVGESGTGQYHGKDSFQTFTHFKSMLSQTTKFDLSFRYPSEKQSLKMIKKLLK; encoded by the coding sequence GACGCAGTCAAACAAAACGAGCAGAGAATTATGGATGCTTTAAAACAAGATTTAAATAAATCTGAAGTAGAGGCTTACACGTCGGAAATTGGGATTTTACTAGAGGAGATTCGATTTACGCTTAAGCATTTAGCAAAATGGATGAAGCCTAAAAAAGTAAAAACTGCTTTAACACATGTGGGCTCTAAAGGGAAAATTGTTCCTGAACCGTATGGAGTCGCGTTAATTATTGCTCCGTGGAACTATCCGTTTCAATTAGCACTGTCTCCTTTAGTAGGAGCGATTGCTGCTGGAAACACGGCGATTATAAAACCTTCTGAATTAACGCCTAGCGTATCTCGCGTTATACAAGAATTACTGGCTGAAGCTTTTGACCCAGCATTTGTGACGGTGATTGAAGGCGCTGTAGAAACGACAAGCCTGCTTTTAAAACAGGCGCTTGATTATATTTTCTTTACGGGAAGTGTAAATGTAGGGAAAATTATTATGCAAGAAGCAGGGAAGCAGCTTATTCCAGTCACGCTTGAGCTAGGCGGAAAAAGTCCGTGCATTGTACATGAAGACGCAAACCTAGATCTTGCAGCGAAGCGAATTATGTTTGGTAAAGGGATGAATGCAGGCCAAACGTGCGTTGCTCCTGATTATTTGCTCGTGCATAAAAAAGTGAAAGCGCAGCTTGTAGAGAAACTTCGCGAAGCAATTTCTCAATTTTACGGTAGTAATCCACTTGAAAGCAACCGCTACGGCCGTATTGTCAGTGAGCGTCATTTTACTCGGCTAGTTGAGTTTTTAAAAGACGGAAATGCTATAGTTGGAGGCGGGTACAATAAAAACACGCTAACAATAGAACCTACGGTGTTAAGTGAAGTAAGCTGGACATCAGATGTTATGCAAGAAGAAATCTTTGGGCCTATTCTTCCTATGATTGAATATGAAACACTAGACGAAGTCATTCATAAAGTTCAAGAAAAAGCTAAGCCGTTAGCTCTTTACTTATTTACAGAAAGTGAAGATGTGCAAAACGTGATAACGGAGCGCCTTTCATTTGGAGGAGGCTGTATAAACGATACGCTTATGCATATCGCTACGCCATATTTGCCGTTTGGCGGAGTGGGAGAAAGCGGCACGGGTCAATATCATGGAAAAGACAGCTTTCAGACATTCACTCATTTTAAAAGCATGCTGTCTCAAACAACCAAGTTTGATTTGTCATTCCGCTATCCTTCGGAAAAACAAAGCTTGAAAATGATCAAAAAATTATTGAAATAA
- a CDS encoding sodium-dependent transporter — MSKGNQWSSRLGFILASAGAAIGLGAIWKFPYVTGTSGGGAFFALFILFTIFIGLPLLLAEFIIGRHTGKEAISAYKAIAPKSAWVWIGRLGVLSCVILLSFYSVVGGWVILYTIMSVTGMLSGKEYGPLFNAVISQPYVVLGAQALFLLITVFVISKGVQKGIERANKYMMPLLFICFIIIVVRSLTLDGAMDGVKFFLKPDFSAITGASVLYALGQSFFSLCVGLSCMVTYSSYLGKKVSLTRSAGTIALLNLFVSLLAGLAIFPAVFSFGLKPTEGPGLLFVVLPTVFEKMPFGTVFLALFLILFLFATLTSAFSLLEIIVAALTKDDQTKRTRYASLSGIIVFVVGIPSALSFGVLKHVSLFGRSIFDVADFFVSNLMLPLGSLAIAIFVTFKMKKEAVYEEFISGSTKGAKLFNAWFFLVKYVLPIIIIAVLLSLLVAY; from the coding sequence ATGAGTAAAGGAAATCAGTGGTCTTCACGCCTCGGTTTTATTTTAGCATCTGCTGGGGCAGCAATTGGTCTAGGAGCGATATGGAAGTTTCCATACGTAACGGGAACCAGTGGCGGTGGAGCGTTTTTTGCGTTGTTTATTTTATTTACGATTTTTATTGGATTGCCGCTTCTGTTGGCAGAATTTATCATTGGAAGACATACGGGGAAAGAAGCGATTAGTGCTTATAAGGCAATTGCTCCAAAATCCGCTTGGGTATGGATTGGCAGGCTGGGAGTACTAAGCTGTGTCATTTTGCTTTCCTTTTACAGCGTCGTTGGCGGCTGGGTGATTTTATATACGATTATGAGCGTAACCGGTATGCTAAGCGGAAAAGAGTACGGCCCGTTGTTCAATGCCGTCATTAGCCAACCTTATGTAGTATTAGGTGCACAGGCGCTGTTTTTATTAATTACAGTGTTTGTTATTTCAAAAGGCGTACAAAAAGGAATAGAGCGTGCTAATAAATACATGATGCCGCTGTTATTTATCTGTTTTATCATTATCGTGGTGCGTTCTTTAACATTAGACGGAGCAATGGACGGAGTAAAGTTCTTTTTGAAACCGGATTTTTCAGCCATTACAGGGGCATCTGTTCTCTATGCGCTCGGTCAGTCGTTTTTCTCGCTTTGCGTGGGATTATCCTGCATGGTGACATATAGCTCTTATTTAGGGAAAAAAGTAAGCTTGACACGTTCAGCTGGTACTATTGCTCTTTTGAACTTGTTTGTTTCGCTGCTGGCGGGCTTGGCTATTTTTCCAGCCGTTTTTTCATTTGGATTAAAGCCAACTGAAGGACCTGGACTTTTGTTTGTGGTCTTGCCAACAGTATTTGAGAAAATGCCGTTTGGTACCGTCTTTTTAGCACTGTTTTTAATTTTATTTCTATTTGCTACGCTTACGTCTGCTTTTTCACTGCTGGAAATTATCGTAGCTGCTTTAACCAAAGACGATCAGACAAAACGAACTCGCTACGCTTCTTTATCAGGGATTATTGTGTTTGTGGTAGGTATCCCATCAGCGCTTTCGTTTGGTGTACTAAAACATGTCTCACTTTTTGGCAGAAGTATATTTGACGTAGCTGACTTTTTTGTGAGCAACTTAATGCTGCCTCTGGGAAGTTTAGCCATTGCGATTTTTGTGACATTTAAAATGAAAAAAGAAGCCGTGTATGAAGAGTTTATTTCAGGAAGTACAAAAGGCGCTAAATTATTCAACGCATGGTTCTTTCTAGTTAAATACGTATTGCCTATTATTATTATAGCTGTTCTATTAAGCTTACTTGTTGCATATTAA
- the tenA gene encoding thiaminase II, translated as MSFSSQLRQEANYIYEAIFNHPFIKGIAEGNVPKEALIHYVSQDYEYLTAFVRIYGAALTKCRTRTEMEAFNAGISTVLHSEVHPHNNFCEVAGVRYEDLHTETLSPTASHYINHMTSVAHTGSLAEIIAVLLPCPWTYVEIGQRITEQVNPSPSHPFYEWIQFYNNEEMNGTTQWFCNKLDELAEQATEEERNRMKDHFIKSCELEYLFWEMAYTQEKWPLSQLLLSK; from the coding sequence ATGTCATTTTCATCTCAATTAAGACAAGAAGCAAACTATATTTACGAAGCCATTTTTAACCATCCTTTTATTAAAGGAATTGCTGAAGGAAACGTGCCAAAAGAAGCGCTTATTCACTACGTTTCTCAAGATTACGAATACTTAACAGCATTTGTTCGCATTTACGGCGCTGCTTTAACAAAATGCCGCACGCGTACCGAAATGGAAGCCTTTAATGCCGGCATTTCTACGGTATTACATAGTGAAGTACACCCTCACAATAATTTTTGTGAAGTAGCAGGCGTACGTTATGAAGACCTTCACACTGAGACGCTTTCACCGACGGCCAGCCACTACATTAACCATATGACAAGTGTTGCGCATACAGGCAGCTTAGCAGAAATCATTGCAGTGCTTCTTCCATGTCCATGGACGTACGTTGAAATTGGCCAGCGCATTACAGAACAAGTAAATCCATCTCCTTCTCATCCTTTTTATGAATGGATTCAGTTTTATAATAATGAAGAAATGAATGGCACAACACAATGGTTTTGTAACAAGCTTGATGAACTCGCCGAACAAGCGACTGAAGAAGAACGTAACCGTATGAAAGATCACTTCATCAAAAGCTGTGAACTGGAGTATTTATTTTGGGAAATGGCATATACCCAAGAAAAATGGCCGCTTTCTCAGCTTTTACTTTCAAAATAA
- a CDS encoding Gfo/Idh/MocA family protein, with amino-acid sequence MRIGIIGAGGIAVSRHIPAFKQLGDECVIWGLSDINSERATEVANEHNIPHVFVDYKDMFKEVDAVCICTPNKFHAEFAVEALKAGVHVLCEKPMAMSKEQGEKMLAAARESGKQLAIAYHYRFMKEAQAAKKMMTEVGRPLVARVRAMRRRKVPGWGVFTNKDLQGGGSLIDYGCHLLDLTLWLMGNPKHTEVLGSTYNDLSKTPNQLNQWGAFDHETFSVDDHVTAYIKFENGASLLLETSWAANIQDDEEHVSISGVEGGLSVFPFELYTSKNGMLMNSTSPWIDGEDDYSLSQAKNFVEACKGNAELVVKPQEALQVSAIIDEIYRTGGN; translated from the coding sequence GTGAGAATTGGCATAATCGGAGCAGGAGGGATTGCTGTAAGCAGGCATATCCCGGCATTCAAGCAACTGGGTGATGAATGTGTGATTTGGGGGCTTAGCGATATTAATAGTGAAAGAGCCACAGAGGTAGCCAATGAGCATAATATCCCTCACGTATTTGTTGATTACAAAGATATGTTTAAAGAAGTGGATGCTGTATGTATTTGTACACCGAATAAATTTCACGCCGAGTTTGCAGTAGAAGCGCTAAAAGCAGGCGTTCACGTCCTATGTGAAAAGCCAATGGCGATGTCTAAAGAGCAAGGTGAAAAAATGCTTGCTGCTGCTAGAGAATCGGGTAAGCAGTTAGCGATTGCGTATCATTACCGATTCATGAAAGAAGCGCAGGCTGCGAAAAAAATGATGACAGAGGTAGGGCGCCCATTAGTTGCACGTGTCAGAGCAATGCGTCGCCGAAAGGTTCCCGGTTGGGGAGTATTTACGAACAAAGATCTTCAAGGAGGAGGCAGCTTAATTGATTACGGCTGCCATTTGCTTGATTTAACGCTTTGGCTGATGGGAAACCCAAAGCATACTGAAGTGCTGGGAAGTACATATAATGACCTGAGTAAGACGCCTAACCAATTAAATCAATGGGGAGCATTTGATCATGAAACATTCAGCGTAGATGATCATGTAACGGCCTATATTAAATTTGAAAATGGAGCGTCGCTTCTTTTAGAAACTTCTTGGGCTGCTAATATCCAAGATGATGAAGAGCACGTAAGCATATCAGGGGTAGAGGGCGGTTTAAGTGTGTTTCCATTTGAACTATACACGTCTAAAAACGGTATGCTCATGAACAGTACGTCACCTTGGATAGATGGAGAAGATGATTACAGCCTGAGTCAGGCTAAAAATTTCGTTGAAGCGTGTAAAGGAAATGCTGAATTAGTGGTAAAGCCACAAGAAGCGCTTCAAGTCTCAGCTATTATTGACGAAATATATCGCACAGGAGGAAATTAA
- a CDS encoding Gfo/Idh/MocA family protein, with protein sequence MAKVKIGVIGCGSIAQHRHLPEYKMNEQVELVAVCDINTERANSVAQQYGLKAYTNYEELLASGTVEAVSVCTPNYLHAPISVAALNSGVHVLCEKPMATSEEEAKAMIEAAKTNGKKLMIGHNQRFVASHQKARELIEKGEIGKIYSFRTAFGHGGPEGWSVDGKDSWFFKKDEAFIGAMGDLGVHKTDMLRYILNEEIVEVGAFVESNAKDFANVDDNAVCVLKTESGIIGTLAASWAYNGKEDNSTIVYGEKGILRLEDDPTYSLVAQYATGEVVNYELGKIQSNDEGGQSNSHVIEQFVDAVAEDKESPVPGEEGLKSLAVILAALKSSQTKQITRV encoded by the coding sequence ATGGCAAAAGTAAAAATTGGCGTTATTGGGTGCGGAAGCATTGCGCAACACCGTCACTTACCAGAATATAAGATGAATGAACAAGTAGAATTAGTAGCCGTTTGCGATATAAACACAGAACGTGCAAACAGCGTAGCACAGCAGTACGGTTTAAAAGCTTACACAAACTACGAAGAACTTTTAGCAAGCGGTACAGTGGAAGCAGTGAGCGTATGTACGCCCAATTATCTTCATGCGCCTATTTCGGTTGCAGCGTTAAACAGCGGAGTTCATGTCCTGTGTGAAAAGCCGATGGCAACATCAGAAGAAGAAGCAAAAGCAATGATTGAAGCAGCAAAAACAAACGGTAAAAAACTAATGATCGGACATAATCAGCGCTTTGTAGCTTCTCATCAAAAAGCTCGTGAACTTATTGAAAAAGGGGAAATCGGTAAAATTTACAGTTTCCGTACGGCTTTTGGCCACGGTGGTCCTGAAGGTTGGAGCGTGGACGGAAAAGACAGCTGGTTCTTCAAAAAAGACGAAGCGTTTATTGGGGCTATGGGGGATTTAGGCGTTCACAAAACTGATATGCTCCGCTACATATTGAATGAAGAAATTGTAGAAGTCGGTGCATTTGTAGAAAGCAATGCAAAAGACTTTGCAAATGTAGATGACAATGCTGTGTGCGTATTAAAAACGGAAAGCGGGATTATCGGGACGCTTGCGGCAAGCTGGGCTTACAATGGAAAAGAAGATAACTCCACGATCGTTTACGGAGAGAAAGGGATTCTTCGTTTGGAGGACGATCCGACGTATTCATTAGTTGCACAATATGCAACGGGTGAAGTGGTGAACTATGAATTAGGAAAAATCCAGTCGAACGATGAAGGCGGACAAAGTAATTCTCACGTCATTGAACAATTTGTAGATGCAGTGGCGGAAGATAAAGAATCTCCTGTTCCTGGTGAAGAAGGATTAAAATCACTTGCTGTTATTTTAGCAGCTTTAAAATCAAGTCAAACGAAACAAATTACGCGCGTGTAA
- a CDS encoding ThuA domain-containing protein, whose translation MINVTVWNENRHEQKNPVVREIYPEGIHGAIASFLEEGGFRTHTATLDEVEHGLTEEVLNQTDVLVWWGHLAHDEVKDDIVEKVKQRVLDGMGLIVLHSGHFSKIFKTLMGTSCDLKWREADEKERLWVVEPSHPIVEGIGEFIELEREEMYGEHFDIPAPDELIFTSWFEGGEIFRSGCTYKRGNGKVFYFRPGHETYPTYHNKDIQRVIMNAIKWAKPAERKRPVYGNAQPLESIAVKN comes from the coding sequence ATGATTAATGTTACAGTATGGAATGAAAATCGTCATGAACAGAAAAATCCGGTTGTAAGAGAAATTTACCCTGAAGGCATTCACGGTGCCATCGCTTCTTTTTTAGAAGAAGGAGGGTTTCGTACACACACCGCAACATTAGACGAAGTAGAACACGGGTTGACTGAAGAAGTATTAAATCAAACGGATGTTTTAGTATGGTGGGGTCATTTAGCACATGACGAAGTGAAAGATGACATCGTTGAGAAAGTAAAGCAGCGCGTGCTAGACGGTATGGGGCTTATTGTCTTACACTCAGGTCACTTTTCTAAAATTTTTAAAACGTTAATGGGCACAAGCTGCGACTTAAAATGGCGTGAAGCGGATGAAAAAGAGCGCTTGTGGGTAGTAGAACCGAGCCATCCGATTGTGGAAGGTATTGGTGAATTTATCGAGCTTGAGCGCGAAGAAATGTATGGAGAGCACTTTGATATTCCAGCACCTGATGAACTAATTTTCACGAGCTGGTTTGAAGGCGGAGAAATTTTCAGAAGCGGCTGCACGTACAAACGCGGAAACGGAAAAGTATTTTATTTCAGACCTGGACATGAAACATATCCAACATACCATAACAAAGACATTCAGCGTGTCATTATGAATGCTATTAAATGGGCGAAGCCAGCGGAGAGAAAACGTCCTGTTTACGGCAATGCGCAACCGCTTGAATCAATCGCTGTTAAAAACTAA